One window from the genome of Alistipes sp. ZOR0009 encodes:
- a CDS encoding TusE/DsrC/DsvC family sulfur relay protein, with protein sequence MAQKEYAGVMVEVNNEGYFENSNQWNKEVAAAIAKENNLELTDKHYQVMDFLRERVAKGEALTIRSIGKSGIVDIKGFYELFPGAPLKLATKLAGLKKPLSCV encoded by the coding sequence ATGGCACAAAAAGAGTATGCAGGAGTAATGGTAGAGGTAAACAATGAAGGGTACTTCGAAAATAGCAACCAGTGGAACAAGGAGGTTGCCGCAGCCATTGCAAAAGAAAATAATTTGGAGCTAACTGATAAGCATTATCAGGTTATGGACTTTCTTCGCGAGCGGGTGGCAAAGGGCGAGGCGCTTACCATTCGTAGTATCGGAAAGTCGGGCATTGTTGATATAAAAGGATTTTACGAGCTGTTTCCGGGTGCCCCCCTTAAGTTGGCCACCAAGTTGGCTGGGCTAAAAAAACCACTAAGCTGTGTATAG
- a CDS encoding M3 family metallopeptidase: MVILGSCTKKQADNPLLGAFTTPFEVPPFDKIKTEHYLPAFEEAIKQHDSEIKAIAESKDAPTFENTIVALDTSGAMLSRVAMVFFNLKEVISDTAMQNVAAKVAPMLSKHTDDITFNKDLYKRVKAVYDKRDSLKLDVEQKRLVELFYKDFDRAGGGLDDQKQAQLRKINEELSKLSVKFSENWLAENSAFKLILDKKEDLAGLPQGVIDGAATTAKEMKMDGKWVFTLDRSSFTPFLQYSSRRDLREKLYTAYLNRGNNNNANDNKAVIKDILKYSLERSNLLGYKTTADYILDMNMAKNPANVDKLLKSLWTPALNMAKKELTDMQVLAAKDGIKDFQSWDWHYYAEKVRKAKYDLDEEQIRPYFSLENAVNGIFYCANKLYGLEFKKVDNLPVYHKDVTTYEVSEKGKHVGILYMEFFPRDNKKGGAWCTSFRPQTNINGKFVTPVVSIACNFSKPTGDKPALLSMDETSTLFHEFGHALNALLANTHYNKTGGAIPTDFVELPSQINEHWAFEPEVLKVYAKHYKTGEVIPADLVAKMDKSSKFNQGFATTEYLSASLLDQAYYNLANVANLDINKFEKETLGKLGLIPQIAPRYRTTYFSHIWGGGYSAGYYSYIWAEVLDADGFELFKEKGIFDPATAKSFRENVLSMGAADDAMTMYKRFRGAEPSIEPLLKNRGLK; the protein is encoded by the coding sequence ATGGTTATTTTAGGATCTTGTACTAAAAAGCAAGCAGATAACCCCTTACTAGGGGCTTTTACCACCCCATTTGAAGTTCCTCCTTTCGATAAGATTAAGACGGAACACTACCTCCCTGCTTTCGAAGAAGCCATCAAACAGCATGACTCCGAAATTAAGGCCATTGCAGAAAGCAAAGATGCGCCTACTTTCGAAAACACCATTGTTGCTCTTGACACAAGCGGTGCTATGCTTTCTAGAGTCGCAATGGTATTCTTTAACCTTAAAGAGGTTATATCAGATACTGCAATGCAAAATGTGGCGGCAAAGGTTGCCCCAATGCTTTCCAAGCACACTGATGACATCACCTTTAACAAAGATCTTTACAAGCGTGTTAAAGCCGTATACGACAAGCGCGATTCGCTAAAATTAGACGTCGAGCAAAAGCGTCTTGTAGAGCTATTTTACAAGGATTTTGACAGAGCTGGCGGAGGATTAGACGACCAAAAACAGGCTCAACTACGCAAAATCAACGAAGAGCTGTCTAAATTAAGCGTAAAATTCTCTGAAAACTGGCTTGCAGAAAATAGCGCCTTTAAGCTGATTCTCGATAAAAAAGAAGATCTAGCAGGCCTCCCTCAAGGTGTTATTGATGGTGCCGCTACAACCGCAAAAGAAATGAAAATGGACGGCAAATGGGTATTTACTCTCGACCGCTCTAGCTTCACTCCTTTCCTTCAATACTCTAGCCGTCGTGACCTAAGAGAAAAACTCTACACCGCCTACTTAAACAGAGGCAACAACAATAACGCCAACGATAATAAGGCTGTCATTAAAGACATTCTTAAGTATAGCTTAGAGCGCTCGAACTTACTTGGATACAAAACTACGGCAGACTACATTTTGGATATGAACATGGCAAAAAATCCGGCAAATGTAGATAAGCTACTAAAAAGCCTTTGGACTCCAGCCCTAAACATGGCTAAAAAGGAGCTGACAGACATGCAAGTTCTTGCAGCTAAAGATGGTATAAAAGATTTCCAATCTTGGGATTGGCATTACTATGCAGAAAAAGTACGCAAGGCAAAATATGATCTTGACGAGGAGCAAATCCGTCCTTACTTCAGTTTAGAAAATGCTGTAAACGGAATCTTCTACTGCGCTAATAAGTTATACGGGCTAGAATTTAAGAAAGTAGACAATCTTCCTGTTTACCACAAAGATGTAACAACCTACGAAGTTTCCGAAAAAGGAAAGCACGTAGGGATTCTATACATGGAGTTCTTCCCTCGCGACAACAAGAAAGGCGGAGCTTGGTGTACTTCGTTCCGTCCACAAACAAACATCAATGGCAAGTTTGTTACGCCAGTTGTTTCTATTGCCTGCAACTTCAGCAAGCCAACCGGAGATAAGCCCGCACTTTTATCTATGGATGAAACGAGCACCCTTTTCCACGAATTCGGACATGCTCTTAACGCGCTGCTAGCAAATACACATTACAACAAAACAGGAGGTGCAATCCCAACTGATTTCGTTGAGCTTCCCTCTCAAATAAATGAACACTGGGCCTTCGAACCTGAAGTTCTAAAAGTATATGCAAAGCATTATAAAACTGGAGAGGTTATTCCTGCCGACCTAGTTGCTAAAATGGATAAGAGTAGTAAATTCAACCAAGGGTTTGCTACAACAGAATATCTATCAGCTTCGCTTCTTGACCAAGCCTACTACAACCTTGCAAATGTTGCAAACCTTGACATCAACAAGTTCGAAAAAGAAACACTTGGAAAACTTGGGTTGATTCCTCAAATTGCACCTCGCTACAGAACAACCTACTTCTCTCATATCTGGGGTGGTGGCTACTCTGCTGGCTACTACAGCTACATTTGGGCTGAAGTACTTGATGCTGATGGATTCGAACTATTCAAAGAAAAAGGAATTTTCGATCCAGCCACCGCTAAGTCATTCCGTGAGAATGTGCTTTCGATGGGTGCCGCAGACGACGCAATGACAATGTATAAGCGCTTCCGTGGTGCTGAGCCCAGCATCGAACCTTTACTAAAAAATAGAGGACTCAAATAG
- a CDS encoding NAD(P)/FAD-dependent oxidoreductase, which translates to MKRFVILGAGTAGTMMANKMDKYLDKSEWEIVVLDRNNTHYYQPGFLFIPFGMYKAKDVVKKKSAYLPKRVNFIVADIGKIDADRNTIIYGDGKELVYDILIVATGTVPSPSETPGYLGDRWYKNIFDFYTFEGAVALSEHFESFKGGKLVVTITELPYKCPIAPLEFVFLADAFFTKKGIRDKVELFFTTPMSGAFTKPIATKMLGALLEEKRINVVTDFYVEGVDEAKNVIRSYDGREVEFDTLVVVPVNLGDELIASSGLGDDMNYVVVDKETLQSTIKPNVFAIGDAANLPTSKAGSVAHFASEVLFENLKAYIAGQPLAHKFDGHANCFIETGFGKATLIDFDYTHEPYPGEYPVAGIGPMTLLGVTRINHWGKLAFKPIYWEFLLKDRKMPVSNRFSMTGKRV; encoded by the coding sequence ATGAAAAGATTCGTAATTCTTGGTGCTGGCACCGCAGGCACCATGATGGCAAATAAGATGGATAAGTACTTGGATAAATCGGAATGGGAGATTGTAGTCCTAGATAGGAACAATACCCACTACTACCAGCCCGGTTTCCTGTTTATTCCTTTTGGCATGTATAAGGCCAAGGATGTGGTTAAAAAGAAGAGTGCCTACCTGCCTAAGCGCGTCAATTTTATAGTTGCCGATATTGGCAAGATAGACGCTGACCGAAATACCATTATCTATGGAGATGGCAAGGAGCTGGTTTACGACATTCTTATTGTGGCAACGGGTACAGTCCCTTCTCCGTCCGAAACGCCAGGGTACTTAGGCGATCGTTGGTACAAGAATATCTTCGATTTTTACACCTTCGAGGGGGCTGTGGCGCTTTCGGAGCACTTCGAAAGTTTTAAAGGAGGTAAGTTGGTGGTAACTATCACGGAGCTTCCTTACAAATGTCCCATTGCACCGCTCGAGTTTGTTTTTCTTGCGGATGCCTTTTTTACCAAAAAGGGAATAAGGGATAAGGTCGAACTTTTCTTTACAACCCCTATGTCTGGAGCCTTTACAAAGCCAATAGCGACTAAAATGCTAGGTGCTTTGCTGGAAGAGAAGCGAATTAATGTGGTGACAGACTTCTACGTGGAAGGTGTTGACGAGGCAAAAAACGTTATTCGTTCGTACGATGGACGTGAGGTGGAGTTTGATACGTTGGTGGTCGTTCCGGTAAACCTTGGGGACGAGCTAATCGCCTCTTCGGGCTTGGGCGATGATATGAACTATGTGGTAGTCGATAAGGAAACGCTGCAATCGACCATAAAGCCCAACGTATTTGCAATTGGCGATGCGGCCAACCTTCCAACTTCTAAGGCAGGTTCGGTAGCCCACTTTGCATCGGAGGTGCTTTTCGAAAATCTTAAGGCATACATTGCAGGGCAACCGTTGGCTCATAAATTCGATGGGCATGCCAACTGCTTTATTGAAACAGGTTTTGGTAAGGCAACGCTGATCGATTTTGACTATACCCACGAGCCTTATCCTGGCGAATATCCCGTGGCAGGCATTGGTCCTATGACGCTTCTGGGAGTAACCCGCATAAATCACTGGGGGAAACTGGCATTTAAGCCTATTTACTGGGAGTTTCTTTTGAAGGATCGAAAAATGCCCGTATCCAACCGCTTTAGCATGACCGGTAAGCGAGTTTAA
- a CDS encoding Crp/Fnr family transcriptional regulator has product MGENGHFCSCKECVVRNLIFEHVSVDELADYCSSKTERTVRKGEKIVSEGDPISSFLYIKSGLLKLHRHTADPSYDQIISIAKPFDLISILSVFSDTKYNLSITAIENSVVCEFDLEKIKNLVRTNGEFALDMLARISRTTDKIIRKYNDINIKNLRGRIAYILLLFADDIYQSPIYELPISRKEIAELIGMSTENVIRILSEFRREHIIKINGKEIEIVDKDILKLICLHG; this is encoded by the coding sequence ATGGGAGAAAACGGCCATTTTTGTAGCTGCAAAGAGTGCGTTGTTAGGAACCTAATCTTTGAGCACGTTAGCGTAGACGAGCTGGCAGACTACTGCTCCTCAAAAACGGAGCGAACCGTCCGAAAGGGGGAAAAGATTGTGAGCGAAGGCGACCCGATATCCTCGTTCCTATACATTAAGAGCGGCCTGCTAAAGCTGCATCGGCACACGGCCGATCCATCGTACGATCAGATAATCTCCATTGCCAAGCCCTTCGACCTGATAAGCATTCTTTCGGTGTTTTCCGATACCAAGTACAACCTCTCGATTACCGCCATCGAGAATTCGGTAGTTTGCGAGTTCGACCTGGAAAAGATTAAGAATTTGGTGCGCACCAACGGAGAGTTTGCCCTAGACATGCTTGCGCGCATCAGCCGCACCACCGACAAAATTATCCGAAAGTACAACGACATCAACATAAAAAACCTGCGAGGCCGGATTGCCTACATCCTGCTGCTCTTTGCCGACGACATCTACCAAAGCCCCATATACGAGCTCCCGATATCGCGCAAGGAGATTGCCGAGCTCATTGGCATGTCCACCGAAAACGTCATCCGCATTCTTTCGGAGTTCCGGCGCGAGCACATCATCAAAATTAACGGTAAGGAGATAGAAATTGTGGATAAGGATATTTTGAAGCTGATTTGCCTACACGGCTAG
- a CDS encoding patatin-like phospholipase family protein, whose protein sequence is MNKVGLVLFCSIFIVSCATQKDMKKKKLEAREVVLVADSTGFPFNYSEPIYKVGIALSGGGGRGFAHAGVLRAMDELGIKPQIIAGTSAGSIAGALYASGVAPNQMLDAFRRIRFIQVPRFRIFGSKDTVEDSPNKQDRYIFLKIHNLARILEANIPVRTFEELKIPLVVNATKMASGQNIYFTKGELIRPVVASSAVPMLFRPVNIDGYDFVDGGVMQNLPVLPIRKACKYVIAVDVNPIEDFSAQNKIVGSEWERVFKLMIRANTLRDKDAADLFIQPLELINFNIFDTKHGEEMYWIGYNAAKHALEKFVKEHPDILEGN, encoded by the coding sequence ATGAATAAGGTAGGTTTAGTGCTTTTCTGCTCTATCTTTATTGTGTCGTGCGCAACACAGAAGGATATGAAAAAGAAAAAATTGGAGGCAAGAGAGGTTGTTCTGGTGGCTGATTCAACAGGGTTTCCTTTTAATTATTCTGAACCAATTTATAAAGTTGGTATAGCATTGAGCGGAGGTGGAGGACGCGGTTTTGCGCACGCAGGTGTTCTTCGTGCTATGGATGAGCTAGGTATTAAGCCTCAGATAATTGCCGGAACAAGTGCAGGCTCTATTGCTGGTGCATTATATGCTTCTGGAGTTGCTCCTAACCAAATGCTAGATGCATTTCGTCGTATTCGCTTTATACAGGTGCCTAGATTCCGAATTTTTGGATCTAAGGATACTGTCGAAGATTCTCCAAATAAGCAAGATCGATATATCTTTCTGAAAATTCACAACTTGGCTAGAATTTTGGAGGCCAATATTCCTGTTAGGACATTCGAAGAGCTGAAAATTCCGTTGGTTGTGAATGCTACGAAGATGGCGAGCGGTCAAAATATTTATTTTACGAAAGGGGAGTTGATACGTCCTGTGGTGGCTTCAAGTGCCGTTCCTATGCTTTTTCGTCCTGTTAATATTGATGGGTATGACTTTGTGGATGGAGGGGTTATGCAAAATCTTCCAGTTTTACCAATTCGCAAGGCCTGTAAGTACGTTATTGCTGTCGATGTGAATCCTATCGAGGATTTTTCGGCGCAGAATAAGATAGTTGGGAGTGAATGGGAGCGCGTGTTTAAGCTGATGATACGGGCAAATACGCTGAGAGATAAGGACGCGGCAGACTTATTCATCCAGCCTCTCGAATTAATTAACTTCAATATTTTTGACACTAAACATGGAGAAGAAATGTATTGGATTGGTTATAATGCTGCGAAGCATGCTCTCGAAAAATTTGTAAAGGAACATCCTGATATTTTGGAGGGGAACTAA
- a CDS encoding DEAD/DEAH box helicase: MEFNELNLSSGVLEGLDAMNITKPTPVQELAIPVILDDKDLIACAQTGTGKTAAFVLPVIHKLANRQSHNKATTLILVPTRELAIQIDQQIMGFSYFTPATSVAVYGGNDSMLWETQKAALINGADIIIATPGRLITHLNFDYFKLDGIEHFILDEADRMLDMGFQEDITAIAAKLPAKRQTVMFSATMPDKIRKLAKKILNNPVEINLSTSKPAENILQAVCMAEDPEKYSILLKLLQGKTDIKSVVIFSSTKSKVKQIEKTLKAAHMNVGAIHSDLEQKEREAVMLRFRSRELQLLVATDIIARGIDVENIDLVVNFDVPHDPEDYVHRVGRTARAQADGVAMTFVSKKERRQLDLIEKFLGTKIYQYRYHL, translated from the coding sequence TTGGAGTTTAACGAACTAAATTTAAGTAGCGGCGTTTTAGAGGGGCTAGATGCCATGAACATTACGAAGCCTACCCCCGTTCAAGAGCTAGCTATACCGGTAATACTCGACGACAAAGACCTTATAGCCTGCGCGCAAACAGGAACAGGAAAAACGGCCGCCTTCGTACTCCCCGTCATACATAAGCTCGCCAACAGGCAGAGCCACAACAAGGCCACCACGCTCATCTTAGTCCCCACCCGCGAGCTGGCCATACAGATAGACCAGCAGATAATGGGCTTCAGCTACTTCACCCCCGCCACCTCGGTGGCCGTGTACGGCGGAAACGACTCGATGCTGTGGGAGACCCAGAAGGCCGCCCTGATTAACGGCGCCGACATCATCATCGCCACCCCGGGCCGGCTGATCACCCACCTCAACTTCGACTACTTTAAGCTGGATGGGATTGAGCACTTCATCCTCGACGAGGCCGACCGAATGCTCGACATGGGATTTCAGGAAGACATCACCGCCATCGCCGCCAAGCTGCCGGCCAAAAGGCAAACCGTCATGTTTTCGGCCACCATGCCCGACAAGATTCGCAAGCTGGCCAAGAAGATCTTAAACAACCCCGTCGAGATCAACCTGTCGACCTCCAAACCCGCCGAAAATATTCTACAGGCCGTATGCATGGCCGAAGACCCCGAAAAGTACAGCATCCTCCTCAAGCTGCTACAAGGTAAAACCGACATCAAAAGCGTAGTCATCTTCTCCTCCACCAAGTCAAAAGTAAAGCAGATCGAAAAGACGCTTAAGGCGGCACACATGAACGTTGGTGCCATCCACTCCGACCTCGAGCAGAAGGAGCGCGAGGCGGTAATGCTTCGCTTCCGCTCGCGCGAGCTGCAGCTGCTGGTGGCCACCGACATCATCGCCCGCGGTATTGACGTGGAGAATATCGACCTAGTGGTAAACTTCGATGTGCCCCACGATCCGGAAGACTACGTGCACCGTGTAGGCCGTACCGCCCGCGCCCAAGCCGACGGCGTGGCCATGACCTTTGTCAGCAAAAAGGAAAGGCGCCAGCTGGACCTGATAGAGAAGTTTCTTGGAACCAAGATTTATCAATACCGTTATCACTTATAA
- the dnaB gene encoding replicative DNA helicase codes for MGKIPPQALDLEEAVLGAMMLEKDAVINVLDIIKTEAFYKEAHQKIYAAIIRLSTRMEPIDIYTVSQELKRNNELDEVGGPYYLTQLTLKVGSAAHVSFHAKIIAQKFIQRELIRISSDIQRRSFDETIDVEELLDTAQMDIFNLAEGNVKKEALKMDAIVKDAIAQIEEASKRTDGLSGVPTGFVALDRLTSGWQPSDLIIVAARPSMGKTAFTLSMARNMAVDHKKPVAFFSLEMGAVQLVMRLIIGETGIASDKVKNGRLEPHEWTQLEMRIKDLNEAPLFIDDTPALSIFEFRSKVRRLKTQHDIAIIIIDYLQLMVGPPETRGNREQEVSVISRSLKAIAKELNIPIIALSQLNRSVETRGGNKRPQLSDLRESGAIEQDADIVSFIHRPEYYGHTEDEEGNSLIGIAEIIVAKHRNGSVDDVRLRFQKEGAKFLDLEDGDISNYANLIPQASPGMGGADAGGGAAVTFGSKMNSDFPAAGGGEFDLGFKGGFPSDVPF; via the coding sequence ATGGGAAAAATACCACCCCAAGCTCTTGATTTAGAAGAAGCAGTACTTGGGGCAATGATGCTGGAGAAGGACGCTGTTATCAACGTTCTGGACATCATTAAAACAGAGGCTTTCTACAAAGAGGCACACCAGAAGATTTATGCCGCTATCATTCGCCTTTCTACGCGAATGGAGCCTATTGATATATATACCGTTTCGCAGGAGCTAAAGAGAAATAACGAGCTCGACGAGGTGGGTGGTCCATACTACCTAACTCAGCTAACCTTAAAGGTTGGATCGGCGGCCCACGTCAGCTTCCACGCTAAAATCATAGCTCAAAAGTTTATCCAGCGCGAGCTAATCCGCATATCTAGCGACATTCAACGCCGCTCTTTCGACGAGACCATAGACGTGGAGGAGTTGTTAGATACCGCTCAGATGGACATCTTCAACCTCGCTGAGGGCAACGTAAAAAAGGAAGCCTTAAAGATGGATGCCATCGTAAAAGATGCAATTGCCCAGATTGAAGAGGCCTCAAAGCGTACCGACGGTTTAAGCGGGGTTCCTACAGGTTTTGTTGCTTTGGATAGGCTCACATCTGGTTGGCAACCATCCGACCTTATCATTGTGGCGGCACGTCCTTCTATGGGTAAAACCGCATTTACCTTATCAATGGCTCGTAATATGGCGGTTGACCACAAGAAACCGGTAGCATTTTTCTCTCTAGAAATGGGTGCCGTTCAGCTAGTCATGCGTCTTATCATTGGAGAAACTGGAATTGCATCGGACAAAGTAAAAAATGGTAGGCTTGAGCCCCACGAATGGACCCAGCTCGAGATGCGCATTAAAGACCTCAACGAGGCACCTCTTTTTATCGACGATACGCCTGCGCTGTCAATTTTCGAATTTCGAAGCAAGGTACGCCGCCTAAAAACCCAACACGATATTGCCATTATTATAATTGACTACCTTCAGCTAATGGTGGGACCTCCCGAAACAAGAGGTAACCGTGAGCAGGAGGTTTCGGTAATCTCGCGCTCACTAAAGGCAATTGCCAAGGAGTTAAATATCCCTATAATAGCCCTATCGCAGCTTAACCGTTCGGTAGAAACACGTGGAGGAAACAAACGCCCCCAACTTTCGGACCTTCGTGAATCGGGTGCGATTGAGCAGGATGCCGATATCGTTTCATTCATCCACCGCCCAGAATACTATGGTCATACCGAAGATGAGGAGGGAAACTCCCTGATTGGTATTGCCGAAATCATCGTTGCTAAGCACCGTAACGGTTCGGTTGACGACGTTCGACTCCGCTTCCAAAAGGAGGGTGCAAAGTTCCTCGACCTCGAAGACGGAGACATCAGCAACTACGCCAACCTTATACCGCAAGCTTCGCCGGGTATGGGTGGCGCTGATGCAGGTGGAGGTGCTGCAGTAACCTTTGGTTCGAAAATGAACAGCGACTTCCCCGCTGCTGGAGGTGGAGAATTTGACCTCGGCTTCAAAGGAGGTTTCCCTTCTGATGTTCCATTCTAG
- a CDS encoding YjjG family noncanonical pyrimidine nucleotidase — MKWKSIIRMLGAKPYTHLFFDLDRTLWDFESNAERTLSDLFFEFHLDQHFPSFEVFHATYRQHNERLWAEYRNGRIEKAMLRSLRFRLTLKSVKVKDDALASTLDARYIADSPTKTALMPNAIEVMDYLQQRGYRMSIITNGFNEVQWVKLKACGLEKYFDTMLTSENVGFQKPDVRVFEHALQVARCKPSQVLMVGDDFGVDIVGARNAGIDQVFYNPINAGKKFDPTHEIRDLAELKSIL, encoded by the coding sequence ATGAAATGGAAATCTATCATCAGAATGCTTGGAGCCAAACCCTATACCCACCTATTTTTCGATCTCGACCGCACGCTTTGGGATTTTGAATCGAACGCCGAGCGCACGCTTTCGGACCTGTTTTTCGAGTTTCACCTCGACCAGCACTTCCCCTCGTTCGAGGTCTTTCATGCCACCTACCGGCAGCACAACGAGCGCCTGTGGGCCGAGTACCGCAACGGGCGCATCGAAAAGGCGATGCTGCGCAGCCTCCGCTTTAGGCTAACGCTAAAGTCGGTAAAGGTGAAGGACGATGCGCTGGCCTCGACGCTCGATGCGCGCTACATTGCCGATAGCCCCACCAAAACGGCGCTGATGCCCAACGCCATCGAGGTGATGGACTACCTGCAGCAGCGCGGCTACCGCATGAGCATCATCACCAACGGCTTTAACGAGGTGCAGTGGGTAAAGCTTAAGGCCTGCGGGCTCGAAAAGTACTTCGATACGATGCTAACCTCCGAGAATGTTGGCTTCCAGAAGCCCGATGTCCGCGTGTTTGAGCACGCGCTGCAGGTGGCCCGCTGCAAGCCCTCGCAGGTGCTCATGGTGGGCGACGATTTTGGGGTCGACATCGTTGGGGCGCGCAACGCGGGCATCGACCAGGTGTTCTACAACCCCATCAACGCGGGTAAGAAGTTCGATCCGACGCACGAAATACGGGATTTGGCCGAGCTAAAATCCATCCTATAA
- a CDS encoding alpha/beta hydrolase-fold protein, translating to MKRVLGTLMLSAALIAGASAQSFNKKEFVAAKGDTLKYQVLLPEGYDQGKKYPLVIFLHGSGERAMDNNLQLKHGSAMFTNPVNLEKYPSIVLFPQCPTNGNWIKTFPSRNDRGEMDWNKSTNDSISQPLQAVKELIQSYIANEKVDTKRVYIVGLSMGGMGTFDLVARNPELFAAAIPICGGVYPPRLSNAAKSVAFRIYHGDADQVVACKGSRDAYTALKKFGAKVEYVEFPGIEHNSWTPAFNQPDFMEWLYKQKKKK from the coding sequence ATGAAGAGAGTATTAGGAACACTCATGTTGTCGGCAGCTTTAATTGCAGGTGCAAGCGCACAATCGTTCAACAAAAAAGAGTTTGTTGCAGCAAAAGGCGACACATTAAAGTATCAAGTATTACTTCCCGAAGGATATGATCAAGGAAAAAAGTACCCCTTGGTGATATTCCTACATGGATCGGGAGAAAGAGCCATGGACAACAACCTGCAGCTAAAACATGGATCGGCAATGTTTACCAACCCCGTAAACCTCGAAAAATACCCCTCCATTGTACTTTTCCCCCAGTGTCCAACCAACGGAAATTGGATTAAAACCTTCCCTAGCCGCAACGATCGTGGCGAGATGGACTGGAACAAGAGCACCAACGACAGCATTTCGCAACCTTTACAAGCCGTAAAAGAGCTTATCCAAAGCTACATTGCCAACGAAAAGGTAGATACAAAACGTGTTTACATTGTTGGCCTATCGATGGGAGGCATGGGCACCTTTGACCTTGTTGCCCGCAATCCGGAGCTATTTGCTGCAGCCATTCCTATTTGCGGAGGCGTTTATCCTCCCAGACTTAGCAATGCCGCAAAATCGGTTGCCTTTCGAATATACCACGGCGATGCCGATCAGGTTGTAGCCTGCAAAGGGTCGCGCGATGCCTACACCGCACTAAAAAAGTTTGGAGCAAAAGTTGAGTATGTAGAGTTTCCAGGAATAGAGCACAACAGCTGGACACCAGCATTTAACCAGCCCGATTTTATGGAGTGGCTGTACAAGCAAAAGAAGAAAAAATAG
- a CDS encoding DUF6261 family protein has translation MGKLNMTHFAVADISSVCRVIVEEAGKCTIPEAKSHETYTTFAANHTEYQGSLTRDKSSESSPKVVLADKRRDRAASGIFRVVDGLTYSPNPDIARKAETLSLRLDKFTGIQPLPNTQESTEIRMLTALLDEPDNAALAKDLGLEPYVAELKAAEAEFTQEWNQREADVADFRNSLSASTLRRKMEKSINRYYDFVLYNAEFSGKPEWRSLQQQIFSRFLTIRQKYQDGNPADKQ, from the coding sequence ATGGGAAAGCTCAACATGACACATTTTGCGGTAGCCGACATTAGCAGCGTATGCCGCGTTATTGTAGAGGAAGCAGGAAAGTGTACTATCCCCGAGGCAAAAAGCCACGAAACCTACACCACCTTTGCGGCCAACCACACCGAATATCAGGGTAGCCTAACGCGCGATAAGAGCAGCGAAAGCTCGCCCAAGGTGGTGCTGGCCGACAAGCGTAGGGACAGGGCCGCGTCGGGAATATTCCGGGTGGTAGACGGGCTAACCTACTCGCCCAACCCCGATATCGCCCGCAAGGCCGAAACGCTGAGCCTGCGCTTGGACAAGTTTACGGGCATCCAGCCGCTACCCAACACCCAGGAGTCAACCGAAATTAGAATGCTAACCGCCCTGCTCGACGAGCCGGACAACGCCGCCCTGGCGAAGGACCTCGGCCTGGAGCCGTACGTGGCGGAGCTCAAGGCCGCCGAGGCCGAGTTTACGCAGGAGTGGAACCAGCGCGAGGCCGACGTTGCCGACTTCCGCAACAGCCTATCGGCCTCCACGCTGCGCCGTAAGATGGAAAAATCGATCAACCGCTACTACGACTTCGTGCTATACAACGCCGAGTTTAGCGGCAAGCCCGAGTGGCGCTCGCTGCAGCAGCAAATCTTCAGCCGGTTCCTAACCATCAGGCAAAAGTACCAGGACGGTAACCCCGCCGACAAGCAGTAG
- a CDS encoding DsrE/DsrF/DrsH-like family protein has protein sequence MTTTEEYPLKKVCIICAKGSLEDVYAALVMANGAVMEGIETKVFFTFFGLDGITKKQMSNLHTASVGNPAMRMPGGLPFPTLLGAIPGVEAGVSKMMRQEMEKLDIPTVPEFIEMITAGGGEIFACKLAVDMFKLRREDLCDDVKDIITVGQFYELCGGQGTQIIFT, from the coding sequence ATGACAACAACCGAAGAATATCCATTAAAAAAGGTATGCATCATCTGTGCTAAAGGTTCGCTAGAGGATGTGTACGCAGCACTTGTTATGGCAAATGGAGCCGTAATGGAAGGAATCGAAACCAAGGTGTTTTTTACTTTTTTTGGTCTTGATGGCATTACAAAAAAGCAAATGAGTAATCTTCATACGGCATCGGTGGGTAATCCGGCGATGCGTATGCCTGGAGGACTACCTTTTCCAACCCTTTTAGGGGCGATTCCAGGTGTCGAGGCAGGTGTCTCGAAGATGATGAGGCAGGAAATGGAGAAGTTGGATATTCCAACAGTTCCTGAATTTATCGAAATGATTACTGCAGGAGGAGGTGAAATATTTGCCTGTAAATTGGCGGTCGATATGTTTAAGCTTCGTCGCGAGGATTTGTGTGATGATGTTAAGGATATAATCACCGTAGGGCAGTTCTACGAACTTTGTGGAGGACAGGGAACTCAGATTATTTTTACGTAG